One Brassica napus cultivar Da-Ae chromosome C4, Da-Ae, whole genome shotgun sequence genomic region harbors:
- the BNAC04G54210D gene encoding uncharacterized protein BNAC04G54210D, protein MGRDHEGSPPVPLHLCVFVLILLMFVTISWYASYEPVIEGFTDQLKLALMASPLLLLLAVHFLSNGEGGGMVTSLIPLNERESLYRAGGTPWGVAFMLVFLFFMVSYQSQFQERWFPLR, encoded by the coding sequence ATGGGAAGAGATCACGAAGGAAGCCCTCCAGTTCCACTACATCTCTGCGTCTTCGTCCTCATCCTCTTAATGTTCGTAACGATTTCGTGGTATGCGAGTTACGAGCCAGTAATAGAAGGTTTTACGGACCAGCTCAAGCTTGCTCTCATGGCTTCTCCTCTGTTGTTGCTCTTGGCCGTTCATTTTCTATCCAACGGCGAAGGAGGAGGGATGGTGACGTCACTGATACCTTTGAACGAGAGAGAGTCTTTGTATAGAGCTGGAGGAACGCCGTGGGGAGTGGCATTCATGcttgtcttcctcttcttcatggTTTCGTATCAATCTCAGTTTCAAGAACGTTGGTTTCCTCTAAGATGA